Proteins from a genomic interval of Criblamydia sequanensis CRIB-18:
- the bamA gene encoding outer membrane protein assembly factor BamA, which yields MKLSSFLFLFLSLVGFTLTNSLVAAPVIYENQLIERVEIQIGGGLFSEYQESLARSRMKTKEGALFSQADFDKDLKALSLDFDRIEPIISSCEDRLSIILHLWPKPRIRTITIQGNCKVRESDLRKELAISCGSIFDRQTFNKAFNKLKLFYIQQGYYESELSYSASYIESCNEVDVTVFIEEGRSGRVSEIKFHCFTSDEIDEVTDLMITKRHNLFSFFTGEGIFHEEAIEQDKLVILNYLQNKGYADAAVDINVFEPSCGGRIIVDITADKGPRYTFGEVTLEGNTLFCDEEILSLLAFRKGSTYSPEALRITMERLTNLYGKKGYIDNYVNFLTKLEEDCEVYSIHITIDEGEKYRVGLIKVFGNCSTQSSVILHETLLVPGEIFNLERLAKTEQRLRNIGYFKNVNVYAVRSEDFDSCLGDNYRDVHIEVEEMSTGHFGAFFGFSTVENFFGGFNLTERNFNSGGFYNYKYDGMRAFRGGGEFVNFTAMFGIKSTSYKLSYVKPHFMDTNWSVGCDFEKSYTRYISNDYSIQAAGYNLHAFYDLNAFMRTGFHYRIRKSDVNVHGCVPPSLQKQADHAGLISAVGGTLIYDSTDSSLRPTNGTKSRLLGEFAGVGGDVQFLNVGYLNTYYWQVNKRGVLKIRFDFRFIQPVFESDFGHVPLDERIFLGGDNEIRGYRPFRLGEKYTNKDGKESDDPEGGISMQLFSYEYQHRIFSRLDAFVFCDAGFLSTDTWTFGVPWTSVGCGIRLQVFESGPPLMVGFGYPINPRDDTDIKRFFFNIGGKF from the coding sequence ATGAAGCTCTCGTCATTTCTTTTTTTATTCCTATCGCTTGTGGGATTTACTTTAACAAATTCTTTAGTTGCAGCTCCTGTTATTTATGAAAATCAGCTGATTGAACGGGTTGAAATTCAAATTGGAGGAGGCTTATTCTCTGAATACCAAGAGTCTCTTGCCAGAAGCCGCATGAAAACGAAAGAAGGCGCTTTGTTTTCACAAGCTGATTTTGATAAGGATCTAAAAGCTCTTTCACTAGATTTTGATCGCATCGAACCCATTATTTCTTCATGCGAAGACAGGCTATCAATAATTCTTCACCTATGGCCCAAACCCCGTATTCGTACTATCACAATACAAGGAAACTGCAAAGTCCGGGAATCTGATTTAAGAAAAGAATTAGCCATCTCTTGCGGCAGCATCTTTGATAGGCAAACCTTTAACAAAGCCTTCAATAAACTAAAACTTTTCTACATTCAGCAAGGCTATTACGAATCTGAGTTAAGCTATTCGGCAAGCTATATCGAATCTTGCAATGAAGTGGATGTGACAGTTTTTATCGAAGAAGGACGATCAGGAAGGGTAAGTGAAATTAAGTTTCATTGCTTTACCTCTGATGAAATTGATGAAGTCACTGATTTAATGATTACTAAAAGGCACAATCTATTCTCCTTTTTTACAGGAGAAGGCATTTTCCATGAGGAAGCGATCGAGCAAGATAAATTGGTAATCTTGAATTATTTGCAAAATAAAGGTTATGCCGATGCCGCAGTTGACATCAATGTCTTTGAACCTTCTTGCGGCGGACGGATTATCGTCGATATTACAGCAGATAAGGGACCAAGATACACTTTTGGAGAAGTTACTTTAGAAGGCAATACCCTCTTTTGCGATGAAGAAATTCTATCCCTTCTAGCTTTTAGAAAAGGCAGCACTTATTCTCCCGAAGCTTTACGCATCACCATGGAAAGATTGACAAATCTATATGGTAAAAAAGGGTATATAGACAACTACGTCAACTTTCTTACCAAGCTTGAAGAAGACTGCGAAGTATATTCAATCCACATCACAATAGATGAGGGTGAAAAGTATCGAGTGGGTCTTATAAAAGTTTTTGGAAACTGTTCGACGCAATCAAGCGTCATTCTCCATGAAACGCTGCTTGTTCCGGGTGAAATATTTAACCTCGAGAGACTTGCTAAAACAGAACAGCGTTTAAGGAATATCGGCTATTTTAAAAATGTGAACGTCTATGCCGTAAGAAGCGAGGATTTTGATTCTTGCTTGGGCGATAATTATAGGGATGTTCACATTGAAGTAGAAGAGATGTCCACTGGACACTTTGGAGCCTTCTTTGGTTTCAGTACCGTTGAGAATTTCTTTGGAGGTTTTAATCTCACGGAGCGCAATTTTAATTCAGGCGGCTTTTATAATTATAAATATGACGGGATGAGAGCTTTTAGAGGCGGTGGAGAATTTGTAAATTTCACTGCCATGTTCGGTATCAAAAGCACAAGTTATAAACTCTCTTATGTTAAACCTCACTTCATGGATACCAATTGGAGCGTGGGTTGCGATTTTGAAAAAAGCTATACCCGTTATATTTCTAACGACTATTCGATCCAAGCCGCAGGCTATAACCTCCATGCCTTTTATGATTTAAATGCTTTTATGCGTACCGGTTTTCACTATAGAATCCGAAAATCGGATGTCAATGTTCATGGATGTGTGCCCCCTTCTTTGCAAAAGCAAGCAGACCATGCCGGCTTAATTTCTGCTGTCGGCGGAACTCTTATTTATGATTCTACAGATAGCTCTCTTAGGCCAACTAATGGAACAAAATCGAGGCTTCTTGGGGAGTTTGCAGGCGTTGGAGGCGATGTTCAATTCTTAAATGTCGGCTATTTAAACACCTACTATTGGCAAGTAAACAAAAGAGGCGTTTTAAAAATCCGTTTTGATTTCCGATTTATCCAACCGGTCTTTGAATCAGACTTTGGACATGTGCCGCTCGACGAAAGAATCTTTTTAGGCGGCGACAACGAAATCCGTGGATACCGTCCCTTCCGCTTGGGTGAAAAGTACACTAATAAAGACGGCAAAGAATCAGATGACCCGGAGGGCGGTATTTCAATGCAGCTCTTCTCTTATGAATACCAGCACCGTATCTTCTCAAGATTGGATGCCTTTGTTTTCTGCGATGCAGGCTTTTTGTCCACAGACACCTGGACATTTGGTGTTCCATGGACTTCCGTAGGTTGCGGTATTCGTCTTCAAGTGTTTGAAAGCGGGCCTCCTTTAATGGTTGGCTTCGGCTATCCGATCAACCCAAGAGATGATACAGATATTAAACGATTCTTCTTCAATATCGGTGGTAAATTTTAA
- a CDS encoding OmpH family outer membrane protein: MKDWKKSKKAFFTYLTLALLCIAPFTASAAENRSLQRVGVLNFKECVEKSKLGKQEQSTFESLKKQAEQIMIQREKDISEVAAKLNDADYLESLSREAEAELRHKYKTISQEIAQQQQQLYQTLTQANYKILQKLTDEANKAAKVVAQRENLDMVFNDESTYFFANRLDITNLIINEMDASLSNEQP, translated from the coding sequence ATGAAAGATTGGAAAAAAAGTAAAAAAGCCTTTTTCACTTATCTAACGCTCGCTTTGCTTTGCATCGCTCCGTTTACTGCAAGTGCTGCAGAAAACCGCTCCCTTCAACGTGTCGGAGTTTTGAATTTTAAAGAATGTGTTGAAAAATCAAAGCTTGGCAAACAAGAACAATCCACATTCGAATCTCTAAAAAAACAAGCTGAACAGATCATGATCCAGCGTGAAAAAGACATTAGTGAAGTCGCAGCTAAATTAAATGACGCCGATTATTTAGAAAGCTTAAGCCGAGAAGCGGAAGCTGAATTAAGACATAAATATAAAACAATCAGCCAAGAAATTGCCCAGCAACAGCAGCAGCTTTATCAAACTTTGACTCAAGCAAACTATAAGATTTTACAAAAATTGACAGATGAAGCTAATAAAGCAGCAAAAGTTGTGGCTCAAAGAGAAAATTTAGATATGGTTTTTAATGATGAATCCACCTATTTTTTTGCTAATCGCTTGGACATCACAAACTTGATCATCAATGAAATGGATGCTTCTTTAAGCAACGAGCAGCCATAA
- the lpxD gene encoding UDP-3-O-(3-hydroxymyristoyl)glucosamine N-acyltransferase, whose translation MKDEYLLEDIAALTKASLHGDPKLVIKGISDLGSAEESDVSFLANPKYAKLLSASKAGAIFVPPTLAPIPNMNFLVVENPSKAFQVIAELIMKNRPMQSGFQGVHKTAVIHPEAKIGEHVIIGPNAVIDAKAIIGDHSEIGPGCFIGASSIIGQNTKLHANVTVREGCFIGNRVIIQPGAVIGSCGFGYTTTPQGHHEKLNQIGSVLIEDDVEIGANTTIDRARFKSTRIGKGSKIDNLVMIAHGVKIGENNLLVAQSGIAGSSETGNNVILAGQSGVVGHVSLGDGVIIAAQTGVSKSIKEKGSYSSGFPAMPVLDFNKMAVHLRRLGDYVEKIKDHEKRILDLEETISNN comes from the coding sequence ATGAAAGATGAATATCTTTTAGAAGACATTGCTGCATTGACAAAAGCCTCTCTTCATGGTGATCCAAAGCTTGTTATTAAAGGCATTTCTGATTTAGGAAGCGCCGAAGAGTCGGATGTCTCTTTCCTTGCAAATCCAAAATACGCAAAGCTTCTTTCCGCTTCAAAGGCCGGGGCGATTTTTGTTCCCCCGACTCTTGCTCCCATACCGAACATGAATTTTCTTGTTGTAGAAAACCCATCGAAAGCTTTTCAGGTGATTGCCGAGCTGATTATGAAAAATCGGCCCATGCAAAGCGGTTTTCAAGGCGTTCACAAAACTGCTGTCATTCATCCCGAGGCCAAAATCGGCGAACATGTCATTATTGGACCTAACGCTGTCATCGATGCCAAAGCCATTATTGGAGATCATTCTGAAATAGGTCCCGGTTGCTTTATAGGTGCAAGCTCAATTATTGGGCAAAACACTAAGTTACATGCTAATGTTACGGTTCGAGAAGGCTGCTTTATTGGCAATAGAGTGATTATACAGCCGGGGGCTGTGATTGGCTCTTGCGGGTTTGGGTATACCACCACACCTCAGGGGCATCATGAAAAATTGAATCAAATAGGTTCGGTTTTGATTGAAGATGACGTTGAAATAGGGGCCAATACGACAATTGATAGAGCTCGTTTTAAGTCCACACGGATTGGCAAAGGTTCAAAAATTGATAACCTTGTCATGATCGCTCATGGTGTAAAAATAGGTGAAAATAATTTACTTGTGGCTCAGTCCGGGATTGCAGGTTCTTCAGAAACCGGAAACAATGTCATTCTCGCCGGACAATCGGGGGTCGTTGGCCATGTAAGCTTAGGGGATGGCGTTATTATAGCCGCGCAAACAGGGGTTTCAAAATCCATTAAGGAAAAAGGTTCCTATAGCAGCGGTTTTCCGGCGATGCCTGTGCTTGACTTTAACAAAATGGCAGTTCACTTAAGACGGCTTGGCGACTATGTTGAAAAAATCAAGGATCATGAAAAAAGAATTCTTGATTTGGAAGAAACTATTTCTAATAATTAG
- a CDS encoding pyruvate dehydrogenase complex dihydrolipoamide acetyltransferase, which translates to MPFTFKLPKLSPTMDEGTIAKWHKNEGDFVEEGDLLMEVATDKATVEYNALDPGFLRKILIQEGQEAAVNEPIAIFTEKKDESIEGYVPEGKKPAQKEKELQESSGEPEAAKEKEPKRSEVSFNQPRFEPVPPLEKASPSEARREGRIKASPLAKKVAEEKNLDLATVKGTGPGGRIVQKDLNLASKKSEFSLEPKELPDIPPGSYEELPLTPMRKTIGRRLQEAKTFIPHFYVQQEVVSDRLVDFREQLREVDMTVSLNDCVVKAVALALKKHPAVNTGFNNVTNSIIQYKTIDISVAVSTPGGLITPIIRFADYKNLRQISAEIHDLAKRARAQKLEEAEYKGGSFTVSNLGMYGVSEFQAIINPPQSAILAVSGILDRPIVKKGVIQPGKIMRISLSADHRVVDGVLGAEFVNSVKFYLENPVCLLMS; encoded by the coding sequence ATGCCCTTCACATTTAAGCTTCCTAAATTATCGCCCACTATGGATGAAGGAACTATTGCCAAATGGCATAAAAATGAAGGCGATTTTGTCGAAGAGGGGGATTTATTGATGGAGGTTGCAACCGACAAAGCAACGGTTGAATATAATGCTCTCGACCCCGGTTTTTTAAGAAAAATACTTATTCAAGAAGGACAAGAAGCCGCTGTCAATGAACCTATTGCTATCTTTACAGAAAAAAAGGATGAAAGCATAGAAGGCTATGTTCCTGAGGGAAAAAAGCCAGCTCAAAAAGAAAAAGAGCTTCAAGAATCAAGCGGAGAGCCTGAAGCTGCAAAAGAGAAAGAACCCAAGCGATCCGAGGTGTCTTTCAATCAGCCTCGTTTTGAACCTGTTCCTCCCTTAGAAAAAGCAAGTCCTTCAGAAGCAAGACGAGAAGGCAGAATTAAAGCATCCCCTCTTGCAAAAAAAGTGGCAGAGGAAAAAAATCTTGATTTAGCAACGGTTAAAGGAACCGGGCCCGGAGGCAGAATTGTTCAAAAGGATCTTAACTTAGCTTCTAAAAAAAGCGAATTTAGTTTAGAGCCAAAAGAACTTCCGGACATTCCTCCTGGCTCTTACGAAGAGCTTCCCCTAACTCCGATGAGAAAAACCATTGGTAGAAGGCTTCAAGAAGCTAAAACGTTTATTCCGCATTTCTATGTCCAGCAGGAAGTGGTTTCAGATAGGCTTGTGGACTTTAGAGAGCAGCTTAGAGAAGTAGACATGACTGTTTCTTTAAATGACTGTGTCGTTAAGGCTGTGGCCTTAGCTTTGAAAAAGCACCCTGCTGTGAATACAGGTTTTAATAATGTCACGAATTCCATTATTCAATATAAAACAATTGATATATCAGTAGCAGTAAGCACACCCGGCGGCTTAATAACACCCATCATTCGATTTGCCGACTATAAGAATTTGCGTCAAATTTCGGCCGAAATTCACGATCTTGCAAAACGAGCTCGCGCGCAGAAACTAGAAGAAGCTGAGTATAAGGGAGGCTCATTTACTGTCTCAAATCTTGGCATGTATGGGGTTTCAGAGTTTCAGGCGATTATCAATCCGCCTCAATCAGCAATTTTAGCGGTAAGCGGCATTTTAGATCGCCCCATTGTCAAGAAAGGGGTGATTCAGCCGGGCAAAATCATGCGTATTTCACTTTCTGCTGATCATAGAGTCGTAGATGGGGTTTTAGGAGCTGAGTTTGTAAATTCAGTAAAGTTTTACTTGGAAAACCCTGTTTGTCTTCTTATGTCCTAA
- a CDS encoding pyruvate dehydrogenase complex E1 component subunit beta, giving the protein MALIEMREAIRQAIDEEMERDSKVFVMGEEVAEYNGAYKVTKGLLEKWGPKRIIDTPISELGFAGLGIGAAMTGLRPIVEFMSFNFSFVAADQIISNAAKMYYMSGNRYSVPIVFRGPNGAAAQVSSQHSHCVEAIYGNLPGLKIAAPSNAYDAKGLLKTAIRDDNPVLFLESELDYGIKGEVPEGEYLIPFGKARIDTVGTDATLISHSHMMQFCKEAVRELAKSGIKVELIDLRTIRPLDISTILGSIRKTNRAVIVEEGHYFSGIASEVAFQIMEMGFDYLDAPIKRVCQKDTPMPYSKELEKNTLPNVSRIISAIRQVVGQNP; this is encoded by the coding sequence ATGGCTCTTATAGAAATGAGAGAAGCGATTCGACAAGCAATCGATGAAGAAATGGAGCGTGATTCCAAAGTATTTGTAATGGGAGAAGAAGTCGCTGAATATAATGGAGCTTACAAAGTTACAAAAGGGCTGCTAGAAAAATGGGGTCCTAAAAGAATCATAGACACCCCTATCTCGGAGCTTGGCTTTGCAGGCCTTGGCATAGGCGCTGCCATGACGGGGCTTCGACCTATTGTTGAATTCATGAGCTTTAACTTTTCTTTTGTTGCTGCCGATCAAATTATTTCAAATGCTGCCAAAATGTATTATATGTCAGGCAATCGTTATTCAGTTCCCATTGTTTTTAGGGGGCCGAATGGGGCCGCAGCCCAAGTGTCAAGCCAACACTCCCACTGCGTTGAAGCCATCTATGGAAATCTTCCGGGCTTGAAAATAGCGGCTCCAAGCAATGCTTACGATGCAAAAGGTCTTTTAAAAACAGCTATCCGTGATGACAATCCGGTTCTATTTTTAGAGTCAGAGCTAGATTATGGAATTAAAGGGGAAGTTCCGGAAGGGGAGTATCTCATACCCTTTGGCAAAGCAAGGATTGACACGGTTGGCACTGATGCGACCCTCATTTCCCATAGCCACATGATGCAATTTTGTAAAGAGGCCGTTAGGGAACTTGCCAAAAGCGGAATTAAAGTTGAGTTAATTGATTTAAGAACCATAAGACCGCTTGATATATCCACAATCCTTGGCTCCATCAGAAAAACCAATCGGGCCGTTATTGTTGAAGAAGGGCATTATTTTTCAGGCATTGCCTCAGAGGTCGCTTTCCAAATCATGGAAATGGGATTTGACTATCTGGATGCTCCTATAAAGCGTGTCTGTCAAAAAGATACCCCGATGCCTTATTCCAAAGAACTAGAGAAAAATACTTTGCCAAATGTTTCTCGTATTATATCCGCAATTCGCCAAGTTGTAGGACAGAACCCCTAA
- the pdhA gene encoding pyruvate dehydrogenase (acetyl-transferring) E1 component subunit alpha yields MEPRSSKERYKMDSELQKKLMQSLGKDRLIDSLKKMLLIRNFEIRAESAYQQGFIGGFFHSYMGQEAIQTAAVAAMGKENWWATSYRCHALALLLGATPDEIMAELYGRANGNAKGRGGSMHLYTDRLLGGFGIVGGQIPIATGAGFTIKYEEKKEASICFLGDGAVAQGSFHESLNLASLWKLPCIFVIENNIWGMGTHISRAISVPRLAEDKAASFGMEGFTLNGMDFFECYEAFSTIYQNVLKTSKPVLIEVITERFRGHSISDPGLYRSKEDLKVCMERDPILMFRDLLEENGILTEDHYKELDHEAKEIAKSAMKYAEESPWPSPITLEEDVFKEN; encoded by the coding sequence TGGGAAAGATCGTCTTATTGATTCTTTAAAGAAGATGCTTCTCATCAGGAATTTTGAAATTAGAGCAGAATCCGCTTATCAGCAAGGGTTTATCGGCGGTTTTTTTCACTCTTACATGGGCCAGGAAGCCATACAGACAGCAGCTGTTGCCGCCATGGGAAAAGAAAATTGGTGGGCTACCTCCTATCGCTGCCATGCGCTAGCCCTTCTACTTGGAGCAACCCCCGATGAAATCATGGCCGAACTTTATGGCCGAGCGAATGGTAATGCCAAAGGCCGCGGCGGTTCGATGCACCTTTATACCGATAGGCTGCTCGGCGGCTTTGGAATAGTCGGAGGGCAAATACCTATTGCAACAGGCGCCGGATTTACTATCAAATATGAAGAAAAAAAAGAAGCCTCCATCTGCTTTTTAGGAGACGGCGCTGTAGCTCAAGGTTCTTTCCACGAATCCCTAAATTTAGCCTCTCTTTGGAAGCTGCCTTGTATTTTTGTTATCGAGAATAATATTTGGGGCATGGGCACTCATATTTCAAGAGCCATCTCGGTCCCTCGTTTAGCTGAAGATAAAGCCGCAAGTTTCGGGATGGAAGGCTTTACACTAAACGGCATGGATTTTTTTGAGTGCTACGAGGCATTTTCTACGATTTATCAAAATGTTTTAAAAACATCCAAGCCTGTTCTTATTGAAGTCATCACAGAGAGATTTCGAGGCCATTCCATCTCAGATCCCGGCTTATACCGATCCAAAGAGGATCTTAAAGTCTGCATGGAAAGAGACCCGATTTTGATGTTTAGAGACCTTCTTGAAGAAAATGGGATCCTGACAGAAGACCATTATAAAGAATTAGATCATGAGGCTAAAGAGATTGCGAAATCTGCTATGAAATATGCAGAAGAGAGTCCTTGGCCAAGTCCAATAACTCTTGAAGAAGATGTTTTTAAGGAAAATTAG